The following coding sequences are from one Desulfosporosinus orientis DSM 765 window:
- a CDS encoding MDR family MFS transporter has product MNWKRTNLVTAIMLVMFLAAVEGTIVTMAMPTIVKELQGFELISLVFSVYLLTSAISTPIYGKLADLYGRKHVLSISILLFLAGSILCGLSQSMIILIAFRAVQGLGAGGIFTVSFTIIGDEFPLEERAKIQGGLSTVWGVATLVGPFLGGFLIDMLSWHWIFFINLPFGLAAVVLLQRSLQETFAKKKQSIDYGGIITLSLAVIALLSIFVVDKNSNSHGYPLFIGTALTAVILLLLLFYKFEKRAKEPVLPFAIFTKTSVIVNLLSCLIFAVLMGIDVYIPLYLQTVLGYRPTISGLAMLPMSISWLIISIILGKIMVKYGGKTVVVAANAVILISTLLLATLGIATPVLLVLMYCFILGIGFGGASTALTIIIQDSVDYHQRGSAVGANSLLRTLGQTIGISVFGNIFNSHITNYFNNQGIEGINSGNLYQSLPSDIVLTSEQIRLSLNSSMHVLFIAFVIISGLSVILSMAMPGRKETKGKEAVS; this is encoded by the coding sequence ATGAATTGGAAAAGAACAAATTTAGTGACAGCAATCATGCTGGTCATGTTTTTAGCAGCTGTTGAGGGAACAATTGTTACTATGGCAATGCCAACTATTGTCAAAGAATTGCAGGGATTTGAACTGATCAGCCTGGTTTTTTCGGTTTATCTGCTGACCTCAGCCATATCGACTCCTATTTATGGTAAGCTGGCAGATTTATATGGCAGGAAACATGTGCTTTCAATTAGTATTCTGCTGTTTTTAGCCGGCAGCATTTTATGCGGTTTATCCCAGAGTATGATTATTCTGATCGCTTTTCGCGCTGTTCAAGGGCTGGGGGCAGGCGGTATATTCACAGTCTCATTCACCATCATCGGAGATGAGTTCCCGCTGGAGGAACGGGCAAAGATCCAAGGTGGTTTAAGCACGGTGTGGGGAGTCGCGACTCTTGTGGGTCCGTTTTTGGGAGGATTTTTAATTGACATGCTTTCCTGGCACTGGATATTTTTTATTAATCTTCCCTTTGGTCTGGCAGCGGTTGTTTTATTGCAAAGATCTCTGCAGGAAACCTTTGCCAAGAAAAAACAGAGCATTGATTATGGGGGAATTATTACCTTATCTTTGGCGGTAATTGCCCTCTTAAGTATTTTTGTTGTTGATAAAAACTCCAACTCCCATGGTTATCCTCTTTTTATCGGAACCGCGCTAACGGCAGTGATTCTGCTGCTGCTTCTCTTTTACAAATTCGAAAAAAGGGCAAAAGAGCCGGTTTTACCTTTTGCTATCTTTACCAAGACAAGTGTCATCGTGAACCTGTTATCCTGTCTGATTTTCGCCGTCTTAATGGGTATTGATGTTTATATACCTTTATACTTACAAACTGTTTTGGGATACCGCCCGACAATATCCGGTCTGGCAATGCTGCCGATGTCGATTTCCTGGCTGATCATTTCCATTATCCTCGGAAAGATCATGGTAAAATATGGCGGAAAAACTGTCGTAGTGGCAGCTAATGCGGTTATACTTATCAGTACATTATTGCTGGCCACCCTGGGAATTGCTACTCCGGTACTATTAGTGTTAATGTATTGCTTCATCCTTGGTATAGGTTTTGGCGGAGCGTCGACAGCCTTGACAATCATTATCCAGGATTCTGTAGATTACCACCAAAGAGGAAGTGCGGTTGGTGCCAATTCATTGCTCAGGACTTTGGGACAGACCATTGGAATTAGTGTTTTCGGAAATATATTCAACTCCCATATAACAAACTATTTTAATAATCAAGGGATTGAGGGAATCAATTCAGGTAACCTCTATCAGTCTTTGCCGTCTGATATTGTCCTTACTTCCGAACAGATACGGTTATCCTTGAATAGTTCTATGCATGTTCTCTTTATTGCTTTTGTCATCATCTCCGGCTTATCCGTAATTCTGTCCATGGCAATGCCCGGAAGAAAGGAAACGAAGGGGAAGGAAGCAGTATCCTGA
- a CDS encoding MerR family transcriptional regulator, with the protein MFKIGEFSKLTQVSIRMLRYYDETGLLKPAEIDKFTNYRLYSIEQIPVLNKIIFLRDLGFNVSEIAVALNHWDDEFIANQLDNKRLEIEKGIKAEQDKLSKIELAKRDIRQEKITIHYNVSLKSIPSYQVFSLRRIVCNYYAEGQLWKEMSAFADQNNIPISNNTFTIYYDTDYRETDVDMEICAPVARIGKDMCGFTYRNTEPVPIMACTMVYGPFENIAGAYIAFANWLQEHIQYKMSGQSRQIVHRGPWNEENPDKYLTELQIPLEKI; encoded by the coding sequence ATGTTCAAAATAGGCGAATTTTCCAAATTGACACAAGTATCAATCCGAATGTTACGATATTATGATGAAACAGGATTGCTAAAACCTGCTGAAATAGATAAATTTACGAATTACAGGTTATATTCCATAGAGCAAATCCCTGTTTTGAATAAAATAATATTCTTACGGGATTTAGGGTTTAATGTTTCTGAAATTGCCGTTGCTCTTAACCATTGGGATGATGAATTTATAGCAAATCAACTTGACAATAAGCGTCTGGAAATTGAGAAGGGGATTAAAGCCGAGCAAGATAAACTATCTAAAATTGAACTGGCAAAGAGGGATATTCGACAGGAAAAGATTACAATACATTACAATGTTTCCCTTAAATCCATACCCAGTTATCAGGTGTTTTCTCTAAGGCGAATTGTCTGTAATTATTATGCCGAGGGTCAACTGTGGAAGGAAATGTCGGCTTTTGCAGACCAAAATAATATCCCCATTTCAAACAATACCTTTACCATTTATTACGACACTGATTATAGGGAAACAGATGTCGATATGGAAATATGTGCTCCCGTGGCCCGCATAGGTAAGGATATGTGTGGTTTTACGTATCGGAATACAGAACCTGTACCAATTATGGCATGTACTATGGTATATGGTCCTTTTGAAAATATTGCAGGCGCGTACATTGCCTTTGCAAACTGGTTGCAAGAGCATATTCAATATAAAATGAGTGGGCAGAGCAGGCAAATTGTTCATCGTGGGCCGTGGAATGAGGAAAACCCTGACAAGTACCTAACCGAACTTCAAATACCGTTGGAAAAGATATAA
- a CDS encoding SAM-dependent methyltransferase: MQNLEITPIGKINVNDDGMFIELEPKYIPALQGLDGFSHINVIWWFSDFDNEEMRNILETPQPYKNAPPVMGIFATRSPVRPNPIALTTAQVIYTDYSKGILQIAYIDANNGTPVLDIKPYTPSLDRVETPGVPEWCSHWPKSIDESEDFDWENEFNF; encoded by the coding sequence ATGCAGAATCTTGAGATCACTCCTATCGGCAAAATCAACGTAAACGATGACGGAATGTTCATTGAGCTTGAGCCAAAGTATATCCCGGCGTTACAAGGATTGGACGGATTTAGCCATATCAATGTTATTTGGTGGTTCAGTGACTTTGATAATGAGGAAATGAGAAATATACTTGAAACGCCCCAACCCTATAAAAACGCTCCGCCTGTAATGGGGATATTTGCCACAAGGTCACCAGTTCGTCCAAACCCTATAGCTTTAACTACGGCACAGGTTATTTACACTGACTACTCAAAAGGCATCCTACAAATTGCCTATATTGACGCTAACAATGGAACGCCGGTACTTGACATAAAGCCGTATACGCCGAGCCTTGACAGGGTGGAAACCCCCGGCGTACCGGAATGGTGCAGCCATTGGCCTAAAAGTATAGATGAATCGGAAGATTTTGATTGGGAAAATGAATTTAATTTTTAG
- a CDS encoding (Fe-S)-binding protein, with protein sequence MREPIRVKDLDPTLREELAGLLNGYDFSNCLTCGMCTAGCIYSDLHKDQDPRKFIRKVALGMREEAENDPFIWNCTMCNRCTVECPMGVNMNALTRAFRGKVERAPGYLQVIADDHIRTGNQMGVEQIDFDETLEWIEEMLQEDLKDPTYKIPLDVPNADFFFGFNAREIKHYPADLQSILNVFHAAGANFTISSKRWDATNICLFTGKDDEFAEISRPMFEEAERLNAKEIIVTECGHAFRSTRVFARDYWQGKPMPVRHIMELYADWIKDGTIKLDKTRNTIPVTLHDPCNTVRKEGVVDPQRYVLSHAVMDFREMTPNREHNICCGAGGGAGAVAESKEMRMIKAKPKVDQLLATGAKIGCIPCHNCMDQFVDMNRHYKLGMKMMHLTALVETAMGLMDEDKQFSH encoded by the coding sequence TTGCGGGAACCAATAAGAGTTAAAGATTTAGATCCAACCCTACGTGAAGAACTAGCAGGATTATTGAATGGCTACGATTTCTCTAATTGCCTGACTTGCGGTATGTGTACTGCCGGTTGTATTTATAGTGATCTCCACAAGGATCAGGACCCGCGTAAGTTTATACGTAAAGTTGCCCTGGGGATGCGGGAAGAGGCAGAAAATGACCCCTTTATCTGGAATTGCACAATGTGCAATCGCTGTACTGTGGAATGTCCCATGGGCGTAAATATGAACGCGCTGACGAGAGCCTTCCGGGGAAAAGTAGAAAGGGCGCCGGGTTATCTGCAGGTTATTGCAGACGATCATATCCGGACAGGCAACCAGATGGGTGTTGAACAAATAGATTTTGATGAGACATTGGAATGGATCGAAGAGATGCTGCAGGAGGATTTGAAGGATCCTACTTATAAGATTCCCTTAGATGTTCCTAATGCCGATTTCTTTTTTGGCTTCAATGCCCGAGAGATTAAACATTATCCCGCGGATCTGCAAAGTATCCTCAATGTTTTCCACGCCGCCGGGGCCAACTTCACTATTAGCTCTAAGCGCTGGGATGCCACGAATATTTGTTTGTTCACCGGCAAAGACGATGAATTCGCTGAAATTTCGCGCCCGATGTTTGAAGAAGCCGAGAGGTTAAACGCTAAAGAAATTATTGTCACAGAATGCGGTCACGCCTTCCGCTCAACCAGAGTGTTTGCCCGGGATTATTGGCAAGGAAAACCCATGCCCGTTCGTCATATCATGGAGCTGTATGCGGATTGGATTAAAGACGGCACCATAAAACTGGATAAGACCCGGAATACCATCCCGGTAACCCTGCATGATCCCTGTAATACTGTGCGTAAAGAGGGAGTTGTGGACCCTCAGCGCTATGTTCTGAGTCATGCTGTCATGGATTTCCGGGAAATGACCCCTAACAGGGAGCATAACATTTGCTGCGGGGCCGGCGGGGGAGCTGGAGCCGTGGCTGAATCTAAAGAAATGCGGATGATTAAAGCCAAACCTAAAGTGGATCAGCTTCTGGCTACCGGTGCGAAGATCGGCTGTATTCCTTGTCACAACTGCATGGATCAGTTTGTTGATATGAACAGGCATTACAAACTTGGTATGAAAATGATGCATCTCACTGCTTTAGTAGAAACTGCCATGGGTTTAATGGATGAGGATAAGCAGTTTTCCCATTGA
- a CDS encoding DUF169 domain-containing protein — MQQEEPKLVIFFVNADQLSALVLLSDYNRGSNQSITAPFGAACQSILFGYAEAEKDNPRGVIGFFDISQRKKVDREIISFTVPYKMFQEMESSVDGSFLDTHAWVQLQERQ; from the coding sequence GTGCAACAAGAGGAGCCCAAGTTAGTTATATTTTTTGTGAATGCCGACCAGTTATCTGCCTTGGTGCTTCTATCTGATTATAACCGGGGATCAAATCAAAGCATCACCGCACCTTTTGGGGCGGCCTGTCAATCAATACTATTTGGGTATGCAGAAGCAGAAAAAGATAATCCCAGAGGAGTAATAGGCTTTTTTGATATTTCTCAGCGCAAAAAGGTCGACAGGGAAATTATAAGTTTTACTGTACCCTATAAGATGTTCCAAGAAATGGAATCAAGTGTTGACGGCAGCTTTTTAGATACACATGCCTGGGTTCAGTTACAGGAACGTCAGTAA
- a CDS encoding MarR family winged helix-turn-helix transcriptional regulator has protein sequence MTLRLINSLGFIINRTNTRMKNNLLHHFKDYDVTPEQWAVLNCLWDQEGVSPKELAELTSKDQPTTVRMLSKLEKKGFITRQVNPDDNRAYFIYLTSEGKELKDKLFPLALKAYEKAINGIDKKQIEEVKIVLNKIFNNLE, from the coding sequence GTGACATTAAGACTTATTAATAGCCTTGGATTCATTATAAATCGAACTAACACAAGGATGAAAAATAATTTACTACACCATTTTAAAGATTACGATGTGACTCCCGAACAATGGGCTGTATTAAATTGTTTATGGGATCAAGAAGGTGTCTCCCCTAAAGAGTTGGCCGAACTTACCTCCAAAGATCAGCCTACAACAGTCAGAATGCTGTCAAAACTCGAAAAAAAAGGGTTTATTACCAGACAAGTCAATCCGGATGATAATAGAGCCTATTTTATTTATCTTACAAGTGAGGGTAAAGAATTAAAAGATAAATTATTTCCTTTAGCTTTAAAAGCTTATGAGAAAGCCATCAACGGGATTGATAAAAAGCAAATTGAAGAAGTTAAAATTGTTCTTAACAAAATATTTAATAATCTAGAATGA
- a CDS encoding HesB/IscA family protein: MVKITEPAAQKVKEIQKAKNTENAFLRIHLLNEGCSGPNFGMTFEESITEDDMLYEEYGISIIADIGLATALEGVIIDYNESDNGNGFIMLREGIGHGGGCGGCCGNCGGSC; this comes from the coding sequence ATGGTTAAAATAACAGAGCCGGCAGCCCAAAAAGTTAAGGAAATACAAAAAGCAAAGAATACAGAAAACGCATTTCTAAGAATCCATCTCTTAAATGAAGGATGCAGCGGCCCTAATTTTGGTATGACTTTTGAGGAGTCGATAACTGAAGATGACATGCTATATGAAGAATATGGGATATCAATCATCGCCGACATAGGATTGGCTACAGCTTTAGAAGGAGTTATCATAGATTATAATGAGTCTGACAACGGCAATGGTTTTATAATGCTCAGGGAAGGTATAGGACATGGCGGAGGCTGTGGCGGGTGTTGCGGAAACTGTGGAGGAAGCTGCTAA